One genomic region from Vanacampus margaritifer isolate UIUO_Vmar chromosome 2, RoL_Vmar_1.0, whole genome shotgun sequence encodes:
- the and2 gene encoding actinodin2 — protein MASPSLIYAGFLLAIVLLPEFLGAVPLKQGKEEEVGAVSDDLKAEFAANLRKLARHRRNAPVMAVPQFQRVPDFWAWYKHFMDSHNQEGVEDLDRLYVAYLQNKHRTEEGPTFNHYLKHLSEIYKACAESDDPECIAESTSKPKAAVVMPAPVKSAAVRMCNPYVDPYCLFPLTSKAAAAPEPEPVPAKAAPPILTPMLPMPMKSPTGFYHYAPVLEPFLNHEQKTELLRICNHEDVECLQYHLRAAYGYRPATGPAPSYAALKCDPKDPYCKPMMVQKAPTGYYHLLSPSCDPATDPLCVGNVAAPAGLGAEAEPQEQHCNPLFDAGCNPLTATKLSSLTKPVLEYAPKGQPAHIAAPLTCDPRYDPYCILAAAAALRKPQPQLPEQQVRYKLGIRGKTKEGNDCYVHYDKDCTPADPHQKAKAPTEPRCHPFDPTCAKFAAPSAVRDHAPGEGGIILPDPHCDPELDYNCRLRRADTDDEEKAVEQPAQEVTKKAKKSGVPRFEVFLRGIMNQHM, from the exons ATGGCATCGCCTTCATTGATCTATGCTGGATTCCTTCTCGCCATCGTTCTCTTACCag AGTTCCTCGGGGCCGTCCCACtcaagcagggcaaggaggagGAAG TTGGTGCGGTGTCTGATGACCTGAAGGCTGAGTTCGCAGCTAACCTGAGGAAGCTGGCGCGCCACAGGAGGAACGCACCCGTCATGGCGGTGCCCCAGTTCCAGCGTGTCCCTGACTTCTGGGCCTGGTACAAGCATTTCATGGACAGCCACAACCAGGAGGGG GTTGAGGATTTGGACCGTCTGTACGTGGCGTACCTTCAGAACAAGCACAGGACCGAAGAAGGCCCGACCTTCAACCACTACCTCAAACACCTGAGCGAAATCTACAAGGCGTGCGCCGAGTCCGATGACCCAGAATGCATCGCCGAGTCCACCAGCAAGCCCAAGGCGGCCGTGGTGATGCCCGCTCCAGTCAAGTCCGCCGCCGTCCGGATGTGCAACCCCTACGTCGACCCCTACTGTCTCTTCCCGCTGACCTCCAAGGCCGCCGCTGCCCCTGAGCCTGAACCGGTCCCGGCCAAGGCGGCCCCCCCCATCCTCACCCCCATGCTGCCCATGCCCATGAAGAGCCCGACAGGCTTCTACCACTACGCTCCGGTCCTGGAGCCCTTCTTGAACCATGAGCAGAAGACTGAACTGCTGCGGATCTGCAACCACGAGGACGTGGAGTGTCTGCAGTACCACTTAAGGGCGGCGTACGGCTATCGACCCGCCACTGGTCCCGCTCCGTCCTACGCCGCCCTCAAATGTGACCCGAAGGACCCTTATTGCAAGCCAATGATGGTTCAAAAGGCCCCCACTGGGTATTACCATCTGCTCTCTCCGAGCTGCGACCCGGCTACAGATCCCCTTTGTGTGGGCAACGTCGCCGCCCCCGCCGGCCTGGGTGCCGAGGCGGAGCCTCAGGAGCAGCACTGCAACCCGCTGTTTGACGCCGGCTGCAACCCACTGACCGCCACCAAGCTGTCGAGCCTCACGAAGCCCGTGCTGGAGTACGCCCCCAAAGGCCAGCCCGCCCACATTGCCGCGCCCCTGACCTGTGACCCCCGCTACGATCCCTACTGCATATTGGCGGCCGCCGCAGCGCTGCGCAAGCCCCAGCCACAACTGCCAGAGCAACAG gtCCGCTACAAGTTGGGCATCCGCGGCAAGACCAAGGAGGGCAACGATTGCTATGTGCACTATGACAAAGACTGCACCCCGGCCGACCCCCACCAGAAGGCCAAGGCTCCGACCGAGCCCCGCTGCCATCCCTTTGACCCCACCTGCGCGAAGTTTGCCGCACCCTCCGCCGTCCGAGACCATGCACCCGGCGAGGGCGGCATCATCCTCCCCGACCCGCACTGTGACCCCGAGCTCGACTACAACTGTCGCCTGCGACGTGCCGACACAGATGACGAAGAGAAAGCGGTGGAGCAGCCCGCCCAGGAAGTAACCAAGAAGGCCAAGAAATCTGGCGTCCCTCGTTTTGAGGTCTTCCTCAGGGGCATCATGAACCAGCACATGTAG